A region from the Arachis ipaensis cultivar K30076 chromosome B01, Araip1.1, whole genome shotgun sequence genome encodes:
- the LOC107604896 gene encoding protein FAR1-RELATED SEQUENCE 2-like — translation MSFDSLHLAQEFYANYAKKVGFVTKDRNTNFDKTRKESKIPVNQSLHYTREGYRESRVKAATRANRITATRCRARMYVMLDREKECWVLSRELTMHAKCVITDNDKAGIRPNKTYLALANGVGGSSNLSFSEKDEINPNFFYAIDVDDANEFRSALWVDARCRASYEYYEDVVSFDTTYRRNRHGLPFASFVGVNHHGKSALLGCALLGSEEIPSFEWVFTQWVRCVGTAPRGIITEQCKVMAGAIRKVLPDTIHRWYGELNAMMNHIVWNSPSPNSFEADWAGFIKEFKLGQKRWLAGSVRAQQFESAGILCCHTLAVWSYYRVDTVPSCYVLPQWSKNVIRKHTYIKSSHDVARTDESLNLFRRLCLEFYNAAQEFVACDEEVVILRAALWDTKSKLVD, via the exons ATGAGTTTTGATTCGTTGCATTTGGCACAGGAGTTTTATGCAAATTATGCAAAGAAAGTGGGGTTCGTAACTAAAGACAGGAACACGAACTTCGACAAGACGCGGAAGGAATCAAAGATACCTGTTAATCAATCTCTTCACTACACTCGAGAGGGTTATCGGGAATCTCGAGTTAAGGCAGCAACTCGGGCAAACAGAATAACAGCCACAAGATGCAGAGCAAGGATGTATGTCATGCTGGACAGGGAGAAGGAATGTTGGGTTTTGTCTAG GGAGTtgaccatgcatgctaagtgcgtCATTACGGATAACGACAAGGCTGGCATAAGACCCAACAAGACGTATCTAGCACTGGCAAACGGGGTTGGCGGGTCTTCAAACCTGAGTTTTTCAGAAAAGGAT GAGATCAATCCCAACTTCTTTTATGCCATAGATGTTGATGATGCTAATGAATTTAGAAGCGCACTCTGGGTAGATGCAAGATGCAGGGCTTCGTATGAATATTATGAAGATGTGGTGTCGTTCGACACCACTTACAGAAGAAACAG GCATGGTCTACCGTTTGCATCCTTTGTCGGTGTAAACCACCATGGGAAGTCTGCTCTTCTTGGATGTGCTTTACTTGGGAGCGAGGAGATCCCTAGTTTTGAGTGGGTGTTTACGCAGTGGGTGAGATGCGTCGGGACTGCGCCAAGGGGGATCATCACTGAACAGTGCAAGGTGATGGCTGGTGCTATTAGGAAGGTCCTACCTGATACTATCCACCGATG GTACGGAGAATTGAATGCCATGATGAATCACATTGTGTGGAATTCTCCTTCGCCTAACTCGTTTGAAGCTGATTGGGCTGGTTTCATCAAAGAATTTAAATTAGGCCAGAAGAGATGGTTAGCAG GTTCGGTGCGAGCGCAACAGTTTGAATCTGCTGGCATATTGTGTTGCCACACCCTTGCGGTGTGGTCATACTACAGAGTTGACACAGTACCGAGCTGCTATGTTCTTCCTCAATGGAGTAAGAATGTCATCCGCAAGCACACTTACATTAAGAGTAGCCATGATGTGGCTCGGACCGAtgaaagcctcaacctgttcagGCGTCTGTGTTTAGAGTTCTATAATGCTGCTCAAGAGTTTGTTGCTTGTGATGAGGAAGTAGTCATCTTGCGAGCTGCCCTTTGGGACACAAAGTCCAAGCTAGTAGACTGA